AAAAAGAAAAAATATTCTTATTGCAGGAGGACCCGGTTCTGGAAAAACAACGTTAATCAATGCGTTAACTGCAGAAGCAGTACGACAAGAGGGTAAACAGCGTTTGCTTATTTTAGAAGATTTACCCGAGCTACAATGCGCGTCTTCAAATAAAGTTGCACTGTTAACGAGCTCAACCGTAACGATGACCGCATTAGTGCGTATGGCTATGCGTATGCGACCGGATCGCATTTTAATCGGAGAAGTTCGTGGTGCAGAAGCATTAGATATGTTGAAAGCATGGAATACCGGTTGTCCTGGTGGTTTCTGCACCGTGCATGCGAATTCAGCACAAGAAGCGATTCAACGGATCTTAGATTTGGCGATGGAAAATAAGCTGACAACGCCTCCCTTACAATTAGTGGCCCAGACCATTGATGCCGTTATATTTATTCACCGAAAGGGACATCAAAAAGGTTTTATTCACGAAATAGTAACGTTAGAGTCCTTTCAAAATGAACAATTTATATTTAAAAAATTGGCTTAAAATATTCATTAGTGGGTGCTTGGCTTGGATTCCTCTCGCTCATGCAGATGATGTTAACCTTCCTTTTACGTCAACCTTAAATCGTTTAAAAGATGCCATTACAGGGCCTTTTCTTATGTCGGTTTCGGTCATCATGATTGTGGTAACGTGTTTAATGCTAGCTTTTGGGGAATGGGGGGATGGATTTAAAAAATTAATTAATATTGTTTTATGGTTATCTATCGCGTTTTCTGCAACGAGTTTTGTAACTACTTTATTTGGCGCTTGAAAGATTATGCAGGCTTCTTCCTCGCTTTATTTTAAATCGCTTAATCGACATTTTCATGTTTTCGGTGTGGAGCCTCAATTATTTTATTTATTGATGGGGTTATGTTTACCGATTGCAGTGTCTGCGCATTTGAATGGGTTGATGGATTTGATTGCAGTTGTTATTTTTATGTTGCTGTATTTAATCAGTGTTTATATCACCCGGTTGGACAAACAAATACTCGCGATTTATCGGCGACATATTTATTATCAAGATTATTATCCCGCACACCCCAGTGTTCATGCAAAAAGTACGCTCATTAAACCCAGTGTCCCTTTTTACCACGGCAAACGAGGGTTTTTTAATGTGGAATAAGAAACGTCACCCTCATTCAATGGGGTTTTCTGATTTATTAAATTATGCTCATTTTGTTGATGATGGCGTTATTATTAATAAAGATGGTGCATTTTTGATGGCGTATCGCTTTCGTGGTCCTGATCTTTATTCAGCGTCTCGGGGGCAGTTAGATGCATTGACAGTCGTCGTCAATCGGATGGCAGGGATTTTAGAAGACGGTTGGATGTTGCATGTCGATGAAGTGCGTATCCCCAGTTTAAATTATTCCGCGGCGGCTGTTTTTCCAAGTAAAGTGGCTGAGCTTATTGACGAAGAACGACGACGGACGTATGAAAAGCTTGGAAATCATTATGAAAATTTACAATTTTTAAGTTTTGTATGGAAATTTCCATTATCAGTCGTTAAAAAAACGCGTCACTGGTTTATTGAAGGTTTAGGAAATGAAAAGGATCACGATCTAACTTATTTATTACATTGTTTTCTGAAGAATGTAGATCGATGTGTTGGGTTGCTCCGTGCGCAATTTAGTTTAGAAAAACTCAGTAGTATCGATTTATTGAGTTATTTGAAATTATGTATTACAGGCGAAATTGCACCCGCTTCGATGCCGCCTGAGGGTTGTTTTTTAGATGTCGTATTAGCCAGTCGATCGGTCGTTGCAGGCTATCATCCTCGGGTCGGCGAAAATACTATTTTTCTATTATCAATAATAGGTTATCTCAATGAAGAAACCATACCTGGGTTATTAGAAGAACTCGGGACTTATCCTTTAGTTTATCGTTGGTCCAATCGTTTTATTCCATTCAGTGAAGCAACAGCGGAACGGGAAATCAAACGTTATGTTCGTAATTGGAACAATAAAATTCGAGGATTTTCGGGCGTTTTAAAAGAAGCCTTGTGGGGAAAAGTATCGAATAAAGTGGATCACGATGCGATGCAAATGAGTCAACAAGCCATGGCGGCCAGCGCGCTTAATCGGAGTGCGCGTACCCGATTTGGGTATTGGTCAAGCGCTCTTGTATTAATGCATCCGGATATCCCTTTATTAATACAGGCAGCACGCGATCTTACCGCTTATTTGGAACAATCAGGTTTTTCGTGTGTACAGGAAGACATTCATGCATTTGATGCATGGTTGGGTACACTTCCGGGCCATGGAAGCTGTCATCTACGCCGTGTATTTATTAATTCGATGAACTTGGCACATGTATTGCCGTTGCAAACCGTATGGACAGGTGCCACGTATAGTTCAACCGAATCTTTATTACCAGCGTGTTCTCCTCCCGTTTTTTATGCAGAAACGAGCGGAAAAACCCCGTTTCGTTTTCATATGGATGTGGAAGACGTCGGACATCAGGTGATATTGGGTCCGACCGGTTCAGGTAAATCAACCTATCTGGGCTTTTTAATCGCACAATTTTTACGTTATCACGGTGCGCAAATTTTTGTTTTTGATAAAGACTATTCTCAACGTGGATTGACTGCAGCCTTAGAAGGTTATCATTACGATATCGGTCAAAGTGAAACGTTAGCTTTTTGCCCGTTAGAGGATTTGTCCAGTGAAGCGAAACAATTACGTGCCATACAATTTATTGAAGATCTTGTTTTTTTACAAAATGTAAATTTGACGCCTGAAATACGTCACGCTATTGGCAGCGTGGTGGCTTCATTAGCCGAAAATAATCATAAGCACAGTCGTACGTTGACTGTTTTTCGTTCTGAAATTCAAAATGAAGTGGTGCGTTCAGCTTTGAACTACTACACGCTGGAAGGTCAGTTTAAATTATTGGATGCAAGCAGCAATGCGATACAGACGGATGCTTATTTACAGACGTTTGAAATGTCGTGGGTATTAAAACAAAAACCGGAGATAGCTATCCCCCTCCTTCGAACTATTTTTGATCGTATTACGACCAGTTTGGAAGATAACCACCGACAAGGTCCTCGTTTAATCATTTTAGAAGAGGCATGGCTTTATGTTTCACACCCTTTATTTGTTCGTCAGCTTAAAGATTGGTTAAAAACCTGCAGGAAAAAAAATGCACGCGTGGTATTTGCAACCCAATCGTTGGCTGATCTTTATGATCCTTCGAATAAAGGATTAACAGAAACGACAGCGACTATTTTGGAATCGTGTCCCACCAAGATTTTTTTACCTCACCCCAGTATGGATGCTGAAATTAAGACACTCTATCAAAAGATTGGGTTAACAGAACGACAATTAGAAATTATTATGCATTCAATCCCTAAACAACATTATTATTTAACGAGTCCAGAAGGTCATCGATTAATTGATTTAAACTTAGAACGTTTAACGTTAGCGTTTGTTGGCTTGTCACGTGAAAAAACCAATGCCTTATTACGGTGTAGGGCGACTTATGCATCGGATTGGTTATCGCATTGGTTACAGCAGGAGGAGCTTATCGCTTATCGGTGATGAAGTCTTTTAACGCATTAATAACTCACTATTTGACCAGTTTTAGCAGCGATATTAATCCCTTGTTGGTTTGGGGGCACGCATTATTTTTAACGTTGTTGATAATTAATTTGGCGTGGATGGCCTTATGGCATGCCTTTGATCAGGATACGTTTTCACAGGCGATGCCTACATTTATTAAAAAATTTTTTGTGATTAGTATTTTTTATACGGTCATGACGCATCCTGAATGGTTAACGCAGTTATTGCAAACGACGCTATTTATGGGAAGGACATTAACTCAAATAAATTTACAACCACAAGCTATTCTTATTTCAGGAATTCAATTGAGTAATAAAATGATGGTTCCACTTGCGGGAGGAAATTTATTAACCGGTGGTGTGGGATTTATTATTGCGTTATTGGTTTCATTATTGGTGTTATTTGTATTTCTGAGTATTACTCTCGATGTGTTAGTCCTTTTAATAACCACAACATTCATGATTTCAATGGCTAGTTTTTTTCTAGGCTTTGCACCCCAAAACGATCGCATCGCCTGTCAAACCTTAAATACAATCTTATGTCAGTGTATGAAATTGTTGGGATTATATCTTGTGATTGGTTTAGGCTTGCATCAGATGAAACAACTTGCAGCGCTAGCACCGAATCAATATACACAGCTGAATGTTTATGTTTGGATCAGTGCATCCGTATTACTGTTTTGGTTGTTATCAAAATATATTCCGCGCTCTTTGAGTCGTATTATGATGGGCTTTATTGAGATAAAACCAGGTATACCCTCATCTTCGTTAATGAATAACCATCAAACGGTACACACAGCACATCATTCGAATACTGAAAAAGTCGATCAGTTAACCTACCCAGGGTTATTACCGAATCAGAGTCAATGGAATACGAATACGCATTCAATGTGGGTTCAGCCAGCGTCCAATCGATCATTATCTAAAGAATTCAGTGACATTGTTCGTAAGTTAACCCGATCGAAAATAAGATTAAAACCAGAAAATAATTTTAAAAAAGGCTTAAACGTGTAAAAAATTATGGTCAATTCTTCCCTCGAAAATCCCTATGTCCATGGATCGGAAGGGCGTAAAGAATGGAATGATCGTTATCACACGATGCGAAAATCAAGTCGTTTATGGCAATATGCTTTTTTTTCTTCGCTATTGGTAAACGTTATTTTTGCACTTGTGTTGGCTAAATTGGCCACGCAATCCCAGTTAAAACCGTTTATTGTCGAAACGAATCGCGGTATGCCTTATGCAATACGCCGTTTACGTGATAATGCCGCATCGAATCCACGGATCATCAATTTTGCAATGAATCAATATATCATCAATTCACGGTCACTGATTCATGATACCCTGGCTGAAAAAAGTTTACTTGATAAGGTTTACGCGTTTTCAGCCAATCAATCCATTCGTTTTCTCAATGATTACTATCAAAAAAACGACCCTTTTCGCTTAAGTGCTCAGTATGCTGTTGCGGTGCACATCGTGAATTCTATACCCTTGAGTTCGCATACGTGGCAAGTGACCTGGGACGAAACACGCTCAAGCCGACGCGATCATCATGTCATCAGTGTTACGCGTTGGATAGGGTTATTGACCTATGAATTTGGAAAAATAAATCCACATTTTATAAATGAGAATCCATTTGGTGTATACATTACTCATATTACCTGGTCACAGATGGAAAGAGGAGCCTCCGATGATAATTAAAATAATAACGGGAGTGATGCTACTGGTACTCCTATCCGGCTGCGCAAGTACTCCTCAGCCCGCGCCGATTTTTATTCCGGCTAAGAAAACAGAATTTCCATTGCAGATAACAACCAGCCCTGACAAAATGAATTATCATTTTACGTATGGCGCTGATCCTGCGTTAGAACACGCGTTTGAACATTATTTAAAATCAGGAAAAGCACCGAACATTGTGCGTAAAGGATTTGTTAATTTTGCATATGTTGCGGATCAACAACCCGTTATCAGTACCATTCCGTTGCAAGAAACCGTTTTGTCGTTGGAACCCGGCGAAAAATTTGAAAATATTTCTACCGGTGATCCCAGTCGTTGGTCTTACTCTGTCGCGACTTCAGGTCAAGGATCACATTTACAACAAAATATTTTGATTAAACCTTCTGCGCCGGGAATTAGTACAAACATGGTGATTACAACCAATAAGCGTATTTATAACGTGCGTTTGGTTTCGGGAGCCAATCCGGACAGTAAGAGCATGCGCAGCGTCCGGTTTTGGTATCCAAAAGAAATTCAGACTGAAGTGTCCAATCCAGTAAGTCAGCCGGGGGAGAGCATCGCTTTAAATCACTTAAATTTTAATTATCATTTAAAAAATGAAACAGGATTTTCTTTACCTTCTTGGGCACCGACACGCATATTTGATGATGGGAATCATACATATATTCAATTTCCGAGAACAATAGCCAGCACAGATATGCCGATATTATTTGTATTGGGTGATCATAAAACCAATGAATTAGTGAATTATCGTTATCAGGCGCCTTATTTTATTGTGGATAAATTATTCAAGCAGGCTGTTTTAGTATTGGGTACGGGTCGAAATCAAGTTCGGTTGATGATTAGCCATGATCAATAAAAACGAGAATAGGTTGTCGTTTCCTTTTAAAATCGTCACATTAAAAAAAACCTGGGTTTTTATTACGATTATATTTTTATTCATTATTATCACGTTAATACTGACTAATTTATATCGCTATAATAAGAAAGAACACCGAACGTTCATCATGGCCGATAAAATCGTAACAACACAACCGACGGATATTCATTGGTATCAACAACAACAGGTTGCTTCATTGCCCATAAAAATGATTAAACCGGTAATCCCCCAGTCTGTTAAGCCTGTGAATCAATTTTCTGCCGATGATTTAACGGCAATGGCTACTCCCATTCGAGAACATCAACTCACATCGGAGCGTTCTGTGATGAAATCTGCAGTGAATGCGATGATGCCATCACACGACAAAAACGGTCCCTATGAAAAGTACGCGTTTATTAAATTGAATGCTGAATCCGACGTAAAAAATAATACATTGATTTCATCCGTACAAGGTTTAAAAAGTCCTTTTGAACTTCAAAGTGGAAGCATTATCCCAGGTATTTTACTCAGTGGTATTAATTCCGATCTTCCAGGCCAAATTATCGCACAGGTTCGTTCTAATGTTTATGATTCACCGAGTGGAAATTATGTATTAATTCCTCAAGGTTCACGATTAACGGGTATCTATGACGCACAAATTGCGTATGGTCAGCAGCGAATTTTAATTATTTGGCAACGGATTATTTTTCCGAATGGTCAAAGTATTGATCTGCACGGTATGCCCGGTGTTGACCGCGTGGGTTATGCAGGATTTAAAGGTGAAATAAATAATCATTATTGGAAACTTTTTGGTTCAACACTGCTCATGAGTGTGATTGGCGTAGGCGGGATGGTTTTAGCGCCACCGAATAATAATCCACTGGCGCAACTGACGGCCAAAGAAGTTTTAGCAGAAAATTTGGATACTAATTTAGCCAATGCCAGTTCACGGATTGCTGAGAAAAATCTGTCTATTCAGCCGACACTGACCATACCACCTGGATATGAATTTAATATTTTTGTAACACGCGATATGGTTTTTGAAAAACCTTATCACGCTTAAGCCGTTTTGTTTAATTCATTTATTTTTAATGAGGAATTTATTATCTAGATTCAAAACATGATATAACTCAAGAGGTTTAACCATGAAAAAAATAATATTTAATAAGCTTCATTCCACAAAAAAGAAAAATAAAAGCCGAACAACGTTTTATTTAAGTGTTTCTGTTTTTTCGCTTTCACTGCTCTTGATTGAATCGAATGCAAACGCAAGTTATAGCATTTATTTTAATAATAATACCGCAAAACGGATGAATTATCGTTCCCTCCTTATTCATAAAAATGTATGTGCTCGTTTAGATCCACGTGATTACCATGCTTTTTCGGGCGTTGCTGCGCCTTATCAAAAAGTAAAAATTTTTGATATTAATTATGGTCAAGGGATGCATGAAGGGAAATTATTTTGTTTCCGATCGATTTTTTCGTCGCCGTTAAATAGAGCTTCACGTTTTTTCGTGACAACCCGCATTGCGGGTGCTTCGGTAGGGTCATCCATTCAATCGACATCATTAACGCTCGATAAAAAGCATTACCCCTTGTTTACATCAAAACCCTTACCCTATCCTGTTGCGTTAGTCCAGCTCAATCATTTAAAGAGCAATCATTCGAATTATTCGTTTTATGCGGCCGCTATCCATTATTTTTTTTCAGATCAATCCACAAATGAACTTGATTATGTCCTGTCATTGCCGCAAAAACGCTTTTTTAGAAGCAATAAAGACACACAACTGACTATCGGCACTTACAATGTTCAACTTTGGCCTTTTTATGCCAAGGTGGCTATGCGTATGAACGAAGCTAAAATGCGCGCACAGCTCATTCCTTTAAATCTTACGCATTATGATGTCGTTGTATTGGAAGAATTAATGGATAAAAAATATCGAAATGAAGTGAGCACACTCATGAGAAGAGATTATCCGTATCAATATGGTCCGACGATGGATCATGCCCCTTTAAGTGGTGGAACCGTTATTTATAGCCATTGGCCTATTTTAAAAAAGGATTCTCTGATTTATCAGGAATGTAATCAGGTGGATTGTGGTGCTGCTAAAGGCGCACTTTATATTAAAATAAAAAAAGGAAATGTCATTTACAATATTTTTGGAACCCATTTGCAAGCGACTGAAGGCGCTCATACAGCAGCAAGGGACGAAGTTGCGCGTGACAAACAATTTAATCACTTACGTCAATTTATAAAAAAACAAAAAATTAATAAAAATCAAGCCGTCATTATTGCAGGCGATCTGAATATTGATTATCAAGCCTGTTTCCTTAGAAAAGAATGTAAAGAATATCAAAAGACAATTCTAACGGTCGATAAACATTATCCCCGTTGGAATAATATTTCGATAGTTCCTTTTGGCAGCGATCCCACTAAAAATCTAATGAATACTGATCCAGAAGGAGAGATGGAAGATTATATTTTACCTGATTCTACGAGCTATCTCGCACCAATAGCCCAACAATCGCATATTCGAGTGATTCGCGAGCCTGCTATCCCTATTATGTACGATGGAGGTTTACAGGTTCTCCATAATCCGTTTGGTGATTTGGATTTATCCGATCATTTTATGTTTGAATCCGTATTGACCTTTCCAGAGGAGAAGACAACCTAAAAAGTTCGAGTTCGTTCTGAAGTAAAGAAAAACATAAAATGAAAAAAATAATGCGAATAATACTTTTTTTAGTCATTTTTTATGTCCCCTACACGCTGGCGTTGGAACCTATCCCGCCAGCACAGGGGCTTCCATCCATCCACAAACTCTATGTATTTGGAGATAGCCTGTCGGACACGGGAAACCTTGAAGCGGCGACGTTATCTTTTTTACCGAATGCTCAAAATTATTTTATGGGTCGTTTTTCTGATGGTTATCTGTGGATTGACGATTTAGCAAAGCAGTACCATACGACCGTTCAGGATAAACAGTTTATTGAAAATTATGCGGTGGGCGGAGCTACTGCATTTCCTTATATGGATCTTGTTTCTATTTTTCACTGGGGATATTACTTAGTGGGGTCACTGGGGAACCAGCTTTACGACTTTACGAAAATGCATAAAAGATTCCGACCGGATGATTTAATTATTATCTGGATTGGCGCGAATGATTTATTATGGGCAGGAGACATGTATTTTTGTGGAAAACTGACCAAAGCCTGTATTGAAGGTCACGTGCAAAAAGCAAACCAAAATAATATCGTCCAAAAAGCCTTCAATAGTGTGAAAGCCCAAGTGCAAAAAATGGAAAAAAGAGGAGCTCAACATATTATACTGGTAGGGCTTCCTGATTTTTCCGAAGTTCCTCGATATATTTTCCAACAACCTGCAGTGGCGGCGCTGAAAAAAGCAGATGCTCACGCGTATAATGAAGAATTAAAAGCCTTTGTTCGCGAAAATCAAGCAGCAGGGCATGCGATTCTTTTTTATGATTTAAATCGCGTTTTACAAAAATTGATAAACCATCCATCTGAACAGGCGAAGTATAAAATTACGGATACGGTTCATTCTTGTCTCTATCGTCATCAAGAACCGAAGTTTTCGGATTGGGAATCTATTGCGCTTAATCGTTACAATCCATTCGCGATGGTTGCCATTATTCCTGTGTTTAGGGATGCGTTACCGAATCCTCATGATTACCGCCTTCAGCATTTTAAAGAATTTGTGGATAAAAAATGTGGGGCGCATTATTTATTTTGGGATACTTTACATCCGACTAAAAAAGGACATTTTGTTATTTTTCAGCACTTCTTAGCTTTTATAGACAAGCATTTTAGGATAACTCGTCCCCATAAAGATAATGGTTTTTGTTATAATCTCCACGTTATCAATAAAGGGTGGTATCTATTAAACGTCTCTCAAAAAAATAGTCGATGTGGATCTCACAATAATTATTTATTGAAAAATAGTGAAAAGCTTGTTTCTGTCGCTTATGATCAACCGGTAAAATTGAATGCAGTACTCGGTAAATCGATGATATTTTCCCATTTACCGCGGCCTGTTCAAGGCTTAGGAGCAACCATTCAATGTACGGGAACGACACTTATCCATTTTAGCTGCAAAGAAATCACTGAATAGGATCCAAGCTGTTTTTCGAGGCAGGGGATTTTCAATGAAAAATAGGAAACCATTATGCGTGGAATATTAACACTCGGTGTGGTGTTGCACGATTGGTTAAAAGAGAAATCTTTTCGTGAAACATTTAATGACTTCATTAAAAATTCGATGATTCGTGAAATTTCCATTTTTCGGGATAGGCATAAAACTGCGATAAATTTGAATGAAGTCAAACAATTTTCAGATGAAATGCATAGCGTGCGTCCCGATATCGTCCTTGCCGTTGATCACGAAGGCGGATGTGTGCAACGATTGCGAGGTAATGGCTTTACTGTGCTACCACAACCGGATGAATTACGCCAACGTTATGAACAAGGTGACGAAGAAGCGTCAAGAAATAGAGCCTATGCGTGTGGCCTTATCACCGCTTATGAGTTACGAAAAGCAGGCATTACGGTTTTGTATGGTCCCGTAATGGATACCTATCATGCGGAGGCTGCCGTTATTGGAAAAAAGGGTCGATCGTATGGAAATCCACCGCAGAGTACAGATTTACTCAACCATTATTTAAAAGGAATCAATGGGTGTTTGTATATCATTGCGAAGCATTTTCCGGATCATGGTCAAGTCATTCAGGATACGCATGTAGAAAGTGCTATTGATACCCGTCCACTCGATACTATTTGTAAGCAATCTTTGCCGCCTTATCGCGATTTGAGTTATGACGGTTTGATGATTCCGCATGTCATTTATTCGGCAGTGGATAGGTTACCGGCGACGCTTTCAAAAAAAACGATTCAATTCTTTACTGCCCAGCTGGCAAAAGATTCTTTGCCGTTATTTAGTGATGCGTTGGAAATGGACGCATTGAAACGTGTAGCGCCAACAATCAATGAACGTGTGTCTCGATGTCTTGAAAGTGGCTGTGATGCTATTCTCTATTGTGGGGGTGGGGGCCAACGCGAGCTTGATTATTTCGATAAACTTGAGCATTTGCTTACTTTTCTTACTGAAAAAAAACACACGGAGCCCGAATTTTTTCGTCGCTATCAGGAAGCGGAACACAAAATAAAACGTTTATCTAATCGTCGTTTAAAACAGCCGCCTTTAGTGGAAGATTATAGACAGGCTCAACGCGTGATGACTGAAATATAATGCAAGGGTTATTTGGTTATTTTGGTTTTAGACCTTCTTCAGTTAAAGCAGCGTGTACAGCCTTTCGTTTGGCAATGTTGTCGAAATAAGCAGTTAAGTGTTTTGTGTTATCCAGATTAAATTTCATAGCAAAGGCCCAACGTAAAATAGTAAACAAATAAGCATCAGCTACAATGAAATGCTGTCCTTGTAAATAGTCATCTTTTTTGAGCACATCATTCAGATAATTGAATTGGGTTTCAAGCTTTTTTCGGAGGATGAGTTGGTATTCTTTGGGTGTTTCGGGCGTAAATAAAGGACTAAAACTTTTATGAAGCTCAGAAGAAATATAGGCAAGCCACGAGATGGTTTGGTAGCGTGAAAAATCGCCGATAGGCGCAACCAGATCGGTGTGGAACGTATCGGCTAGATAAAGGACGATGGCCGGACCTTCTGTCAATAAATGACCATCATCTAATCGTAATGCAGGAACTTGTCCCTTAGGATTGATGGACCAATAATCTTCTCCTGATTCAGTCTTTTTTTTCATTAAATCGACTTTTTCCAGTGTAAACGGTTTCCCTATTTCGCGTAATATAATATGAGGCGATAAAGAACACGCACCGGGGCTATAGAATAGTTTCATCGTCAGCTCCTTTAAATAATGGATGAGGCGTACAAACCAAGATGAGCAGCGTGCTATTTGTTGATATCGTGTGTCTCCCCATACAGTAGCTTATTTTTTCTAAAATAACGAATATTCATGCGTATTAAACTAAATTGAATAGGCCTATTTTTAGATTAAATTTTTCTAAGGGTCTATTATTTTTATTCTTGTCAATAAAAGAGAGGTATGCTAGCTTCCAAGGTTTAGTAACAGGATGTTTTATGAAAAATGAAAATAATGAAATAGTATGGATTACGTTGCCGT
The DNA window shown above is from Rickettsiella grylli and carries:
- a CDS encoding glycoside hydrolase family 3 N-terminal domain-containing protein is translated as MRGILTLGVVLHDWLKEKSFRETFNDFIKNSMIREISIFRDRHKTAINLNEVKQFSDEMHSVRPDIVLAVDHEGGCVQRLRGNGFTVLPQPDELRQRYEQGDEEASRNRAYACGLITAYELRKAGITVLYGPVMDTYHAEAAVIGKKGRSYGNPPQSTDLLNHYLKGINGCLYIIAKHFPDHGQVIQDTHVESAIDTRPLDTICKQSLPPYRDLSYDGLMIPHVIYSAVDRLPATLSKKTIQFFTAQLAKDSLPLFSDALEMDALKRVAPTINERVSRCLESGCDAILYCGGGGQRELDYFDKLEHLLTFLTEKKHTEPEFFRRYQEAEHKIKRLSNRRLKQPPLVEDYRQAQRVMTEI
- the gstA gene encoding glutathione transferase GstA produces the protein MKLFYSPGACSLSPHIILREIGKPFTLEKVDLMKKKTESGEDYWSINPKGQVPALRLDDGHLLTEGPAIVLYLADTFHTDLVAPIGDFSRYQTISWLAYISSELHKSFSPLFTPETPKEYQLILRKKLETQFNYLNDVLKKDDYLQGQHFIVADAYLFTILRWAFAMKFNLDNTKHLTAYFDNIAKRKAVHAALTEEGLKPK